GTCGACGTATCCACGGTCGATGTGGTGAAGTGCACCAACGCGTGTTTCGCCTTCAGCGATCAACCCTGCTGTGACGAGTGCTGCCCCTGAACGAAGGTCCGTTGAAAGAACTTCTGCGCCTTGCAACTGTACGCCACCGTTGATGATCGATGAACGACCTTCAATCTTGATGTCAGCGTTCATACGACGGAATTCTTCAACGTGCATGAAACGGTTCTCGAAGACTGTTTCCGTGATGACCGATGTGCCGCCTGCTTTGAGGACGAGTGCCATCATTTGTGCTTGAACGTCTGTCGGGAAACCAGGGTGTGGCATCGTCTTGACGTCAACTGCTTCAAGTTTTGCTGGACCGACGACACGGAGACCTTCTTCCGTATCCGTGATCTTAACGCCCATCTCTTCCATCTTCGAGATGAGTGGACGAAGGTGTTCGCGCTCAGCGCCGATGACTTCGACATCACCTTCAGTGATCGCTGCTGCGATCATGAACGTACCTGCTTCGATCCGGTCAGGAATGACGTAGTGTGTTGCACCGTGTAATTTCTCGACGCCTTCGATGCGGATCGTTTCTGTACCTGCACCGCGGACTTTTGCGCCCATTGCGTTCAAGAAGTTAGCAAGGTCAACGATTTCTGGTTCTTTTGCGACGTTCTCGATGACTGTCGTTCCTTCTGCGAGTGTCGCAGCCATCATAATGTTCTCTGTCGCACCGACTGATGGGAAGTCAAGATAGATTTTTGCACCTTGGAGACGACCGTCGACTTGTGCCTCAACAAATCCGTTTCCGATGATCGTTTTTGCGCCCATTGCTTCGAATCCTTTCAAGTGAAGGTCGATTGGACGTGAACCGATCGCACAACCACCTGGCATTGCAACACGTGCGCGACCGAGGCGTGCGAGTAATGGACCCATGACGAGAATCGAAGCCCGCATTTTACGAACGTACTCAAGTGGTGCCTCATCTTTGAGGTCCGGCTCAGCATTGACCGTCACCGTGTTTGCTTCTGCATCGAACTCGACTTCTGCGTTCAAGTTGCGTAAGACGTTATTGATTGTATAGACGTCTGCTAGACGTGGTACGTTTTGAAGAACCGATTGTCCCTCCGATGCAAGCAATGTCGCGACAAGTGTTTTTAAGACCGCGTTCTTTGCACCTTCTACTTTGACTGTTCCAGCTAATTTACGTCCGCCACGGACAACGATTTTTTCCATTCTCCCTACTCCTCTGCTTCGTTTCTGTTCTAGTATGTTCAATTCGTGATTGGTGAGGATCATAGTTGGAATTCAACGAATGTTAGAAAAGAAACTTCCCTATAGTTGATCTCTTACTCCAAAGCCAATACGACGTTTCGATTGTAATGTTAGATGATTGCTAAATGACTGTGTTCCTTCATTGAAAGAGCAGTGTCCTGTTCCATGTTAAAACAAATTACCATTTCAGGGTTTACAATGCAGTTACAAGTTCACCCGATTAAAAACTGAAGACGTTGTGCAAAGCCGGCATAATCCAGTAAAAAGCGCGCTACGATGGATCCAAGTGCAATTGCTAGAATCGTTCGCAAGGCTACCGCATGCGGTCCTTTAGGATGTTGCAGGATTTTCTCCCATTTGACTGGTAACAAGGACCACCAGGCGAGTAAAATCGCCACAATGTAGACCAGCATACTAACTAACGCACTCACACCAATAGATGTCACTTTCGTTGCACCTCTTCTTCATAGTTTCTTCAACTCTACTATGATTTCATAAAATGAATGATTGCGCAAACAAAAAAGAACACGCTGAATTAATTTTAGCGTATAAAATATATTTATTGAAGATAAATTTGGTCTTCTACTGAAAAAAGGTTGAAGAATTCGTGAAGACGAGGCATATATTGTACTTTTACATTTTTTCAGTATTTTAAACCTGTATCCTTCATCGTGTTGCGAAAACGGTTGCCATACGAAAAATCATTGACGTTTCATACAAAAAAACCCCGGTTCCGCGAACGGAACCGGGGTTTCATCAAATCAATCGCGACCGTAGTCTTTCAAGCTGAGACGGTTAACTGCTCGTTTCAGTGAAAGTTCAGCACGCTTGAATTCGAGTTCTGATAATTT
This region of Exiguobacterium acetylicum DSM 20416 genomic DNA includes:
- the murA gene encoding UDP-N-acetylglucosamine 1-carboxyvinyltransferase, encoding MEKIVVRGGRKLAGTVKVEGAKNAVLKTLVATLLASEGQSVLQNVPRLADVYTINNVLRNLNAEVEFDAEANTVTVNAEPDLKDEAPLEYVRKMRASILVMGPLLARLGRARVAMPGGCAIGSRPIDLHLKGFEAMGAKTIIGNGFVEAQVDGRLQGAKIYLDFPSVGATENIMMAATLAEGTTVIENVAKEPEIVDLANFLNAMGAKVRGAGTETIRIEGVEKLHGATHYVIPDRIEAGTFMIAAAITEGDVEVIGAEREHLRPLISKMEEMGVKITDTEEGLRVVGPAKLEAVDVKTMPHPGFPTDVQAQMMALVLKAGGTSVITETVFENRFMHVEEFRRMNADIKIEGRSSIINGGVQLQGAEVLSTDLRSGAALVTAGLIAEGETRVGALHHIDRGYVDFHLKLQALGADVERVTEEVAVVEETAATKL
- a CDS encoding DUF1146 family protein — protein: MLVYIVAILLAWWSLLPVKWEKILQHPKGPHAVALRTILAIALGSIVARFLLDYAGFAQRLQFLIG